A region of the Candidatus Woesearchaeota archaeon genome:
AGGATGCGTCTTCCCTCCAAAAATGAACCTGAAGCCCCTTTATGACAGGCTTCAGAATACAGTTTCCCTTAAATTAAAGGCATCGCCTATGGTGCAGTGCAGGATTGGGATGGAGGACATGAAGGATGAGGAGATTGCAGAAAATATCCTTGTAATTTACAATGCATTCGTGCACGCCCTTCCAAACGAGGAGAACAACATAAAGGCCGCAATTGTCAAAACCACAATGGGCAAGGCAATAAAAATAATTTAATGAACGCAAGGGATGATACTAATGGCACACGTTGCTGAATACAAAAAAACGGAAGTTGAAGAATTGGCTAAGATGCTGAATGAATATCCAGTGATAGGAATAATAAACCTGGAAAACCTTCCAACATCTCAGCTCCAGAAAATGAGGGGGCGCCTAAGGAGCGACCTGACAATAAGGATGAGCAAAAAGACGCTTCTCAGGCACGCCTTTGAGAAAGTGAAGAATCCAAAAATCAGGGAGCTTAAGGATTACCTCATCGGGATGCCCGCTATGGTGTTCACAAACCAGGAGCCGTTCAAGATTGCATTGAAGCTCAGGAAGAGCAAATCATCTGCTCCAGCTAAGCCAGGGCAGACATCGCCAAAGGACTTGATAATACCGGCAGGACCGACAAGCTTCACTCCAGGGCCGATAATCAGTGAGCTTGGACAGCTTGGAATAAAGGCAGGCGTTGACAAGGGAAAGATTGTCGTTAAAGAGGACAAGGTTGTTGCGAGAAAGGGCGACAAGATTGACGCAAAAATCGCTGCAGTCCTCCAGAAGTTCGGGATAGAGCCGATGGAAATAGGGCTTAACCTTGTTGCATTGTATGACAACGGGGTTATATACAGCGGAGACGCGCTTGAAGTTGACGACAAAAAGCTTTTCGAGGACTTGAGAATGGCTGCATCTTGGGCTTTCAGCCTTGCTGTTGAAACGGGCTATCCTGCAAAGGAAGTCATGCCTATAATCATTGCAAAGGCATTCCGGCAGGCGCAGGCAGTTTCAGCGCTTGTCCCGCAATAAAAGTTTCATGCGCATCATTCAATTTTTGAGGCGAAAGGAAAAAATTAAATTTATCCGTGGAGGTAAGAGAAATGGAATACATATACGCTGCGATGCTGATTCACAAAGCAGGAAAAAAGATTGATGAACCATCGCTGAAAAAGGTTCTCGAAGCCGCAGGAGTCAAGGTTGACGAAGCCAAGGTCAAGGCAATGGTTGCCACTTTGGAAGGAGTTGACATTGAAAAGGCTATAGAGATGGCACAGACAGTTTCAGTTGCTGCTGCACCAAGCGCACCTGGAAAGGAAGAGAAAAAGGCTGACAAGGAAGAGGAGAAAAAGACAGAAGAGCAGGCAGCTGCAGGTCTTGGAGCACTCTTCGGCTAAGGATGAGAGCGAATGGCAGAAGAAACAACTGATAGCGCAGGCGGAGACGCTCCTGAAGAGCGCAAGAAAGAGATACTTGAGAAAGTCGGCGAAATAAAGGAAAATGTCGGCGAAATCAAGGAGCAGCTCAACGCTGTCAATGAGGAGAAGGAAGCATGGTTCAAGAAGAAAGAGGACTATGCGAAAGAGATTTCTGCTAAGATTGCCGAGATAAGGAACCTCAAGAAGGAGAGGGACGACTTTACTGCTCAGGTAAGGACTCTGAAGGAAGAGAGGAACAAGCTCAACTCAGAGATAAAGGAAAAGATAACCCAGATAAAGGCTGTCAATGAGCAGAAGAAGAGCATAATGTCCGACTACAAGGTTGAG
Encoded here:
- the rpl12p gene encoding 50S ribosomal protein P1 gives rise to the protein MEYIYAAMLIHKAGKKIDEPSLKKVLEAAGVKVDEAKVKAMVATLEGVDIEKAIEMAQTVSVAAAPSAPGKEEKKADKEEEKKTEEQAAAGLGALFG
- a CDS encoding 50S ribosomal protein L10 — encoded protein: MAHVAEYKKTEVEELAKMLNEYPVIGIINLENLPTSQLQKMRGRLRSDLTIRMSKKTLLRHAFEKVKNPKIRELKDYLIGMPAMVFTNQEPFKIALKLRKSKSSAPAKPGQTSPKDLIIPAGPTSFTPGPIISELGQLGIKAGVDKGKIVVKEDKVVARKGDKIDAKIAAVLQKFGIEPMEIGLNLVALYDNGVIYSGDALEVDDKKLFEDLRMAASWAFSLAVETGYPAKEVMPIIIAKAFRQAQAVSALVPQ